Proteins from a single region of Candidatus Rubrimentiphilum sp.:
- a CDS encoding cytidine deaminase, producing MQSKETIRFDGITADEFRARAGIDVQDFMELALPKAREVREQAYAPYSGFRVGAALLVEDGQIFCGANVENASYGLAICAERAAATAAVSHGQRGFRAVAIVGAEGVGTAPCGTCRQFLSEFNAELPVVYASNEGYVVTAVDRLLPDAFGPASFSVQG from the coding sequence ATGCAGTCTAAGGAAACCATCCGTTTCGACGGGATTACGGCCGACGAGTTTCGCGCGCGCGCGGGAATCGACGTGCAAGATTTCATGGAGCTGGCGTTGCCGAAAGCGCGAGAAGTTCGCGAACAAGCCTACGCGCCGTACTCCGGGTTCCGGGTGGGGGCCGCGCTGCTCGTCGAAGACGGGCAGATTTTTTGCGGCGCCAACGTAGAGAACGCGAGTTACGGATTGGCCATCTGTGCCGAACGCGCGGCCGCCACCGCCGCAGTCTCCCACGGGCAACGCGGCTTTCGCGCCGTCGCAATTGTGGGAGCCGAGGGCGTCGGTACGGCGCCGTGCGGGACGTGCCGCCAGTTCTTGAGCGAATTCAACGCGGAGCTGCCGGTGGTGTATGCATCGAACGAAGGCTACGTGGTAACGGCGGTCGACCGGCTGCTGCCCGACGCGTTTGGACCGGCATCGTTTAGCGTCCAGGGATGA
- the recO gene encoding DNA repair protein RecO, with the protein MSTPSRAYKTTAVVLRGRTYGEADRILTFFSTARGKMDAIAKGSRRTKSHLAGRLELGNEVALTMHRGRNLDVVVSAEIENAYWQNLVAPERYAAANLIVELVDAFCEPDLALPEVYALLTGALRAIGRSDDALALVPRFSLRLLDALGLAPPIDTCVLCGASLVGKPAWLDQEQGGFAGEECRVAWRDAPLLEKADMENLRALAAPRGNAAAAVRATPAVARAIETLINHHLGRRPKAGAHAAEFANK; encoded by the coding sequence ATGAGCACTCCCAGCCGCGCGTATAAGACGACCGCGGTCGTCTTGCGCGGACGCACCTATGGTGAGGCGGATCGCATCCTGACGTTTTTTTCAACCGCGCGCGGAAAAATGGACGCGATCGCAAAGGGCTCGCGGCGCACCAAGAGCCACCTGGCCGGCAGATTGGAACTCGGAAATGAAGTCGCGCTCACGATGCATCGCGGGCGTAATCTGGACGTCGTGGTTTCGGCCGAAATCGAAAACGCGTACTGGCAGAACTTGGTCGCTCCCGAACGATATGCGGCAGCGAATCTCATAGTCGAGTTGGTGGACGCGTTTTGCGAACCGGACCTGGCCCTGCCCGAAGTCTACGCATTGCTGACGGGCGCGCTGCGCGCCATCGGCCGCAGCGACGACGCTTTGGCGCTGGTGCCGCGGTTTTCGCTGCGTTTACTCGACGCCTTGGGGCTCGCTCCGCCAATCGACACGTGCGTTTTATGCGGCGCTTCGCTGGTGGGCAAACCGGCATGGCTGGATCAGGAGCAGGGCGGCTTCGCCGGCGAGGAGTGCCGCGTTGCGTGGAGGGACGCTCCGCTGCTGGAGAAAGCGGACATGGAGAATTTGCGGGCGCTGGCCGCGCCGCGCGGCAATGCGGCAGCGGCGGTGCGCGCAACGCCGGCGGTCGCGCGCGCCATCGAAACGTTGATCAATCACCATTTGGGGCGCAGGCCAAAAGCCGGTGCGCACGCCGCCGAGTTCGCGAACAAGTAG
- the ruvX gene encoding Holliday junction resolvase RuvX, with protein MPVIALDVGTKRIGVAVADPSETFALPVTVVERTNLDADLARIAGLLHEYGASELVVGDPIRLSGERGPAAEQIDRFVEQLRKIFDGTIHRVDERLTTAQAQKALIAADVSRAKRKTVIDKMAAALILETFLALRRRSGQAHE; from the coding sequence ATGCCGGTGATTGCGCTGGACGTCGGCACGAAGCGGATTGGAGTGGCCGTTGCCGACCCATCGGAAACATTCGCGCTGCCGGTTACTGTCGTGGAACGCACCAATCTGGATGCGGATCTCGCGCGCATCGCCGGCTTGTTGCACGAGTACGGCGCCAGCGAGCTGGTGGTGGGGGATCCGATCCGCTTGTCGGGCGAGCGCGGCCCAGCGGCCGAGCAGATCGATCGGTTTGTCGAGCAGTTACGAAAAATATTCGACGGCACGATTCACCGCGTGGATGAGCGCCTCACGACCGCGCAGGCGCAGAAGGCGCTCATCGCCGCCGACGTGAGCCGCGCCAAGCGCAAAACCGTCATAGATAAAATGGCCGCCGCCCTTATATTGGAGACATTTCTGGCTCTGCGTCGCCGCTCAGGACAGGCTCACGAATGA
- the mltG gene encoding endolytic transglycosylase MltG: MRRVLSTLALLIVLAVAIGGAWIAYALFGDRSHPATTTGVVIAQGSTFADIATQLQTAGVIGSAELFRVYAKASRTDTQARAGEFRFAPHQTQAEVLRQLQTGGAQIAKWITIPEGFTAKQIAAQLASEGFGDAANYEQAFMHDTIVLDGFRTRNMEGYLFPDTYLMPVGASSATVEAIMSAQFRKEFPADAARKARLRGLTVPQIVTLASLIEREAKADDERPLMAGVYYNRLRLGMPLEVDATIEYALPQHETVITYSDLKLDSPYNTYLHQGLPPTPIANPGRPSLIAALNPRPSDFLYYVYKGHGHHAFAKTLAEQNANAAKYLK, translated from the coding sequence ATGAGACGCGTTCTCTCAACCCTAGCGCTCCTGATCGTTCTTGCCGTTGCGATCGGCGGCGCGTGGATCGCCTACGCGCTATTCGGCGACCGGTCGCATCCCGCTACGACGACCGGCGTCGTGATCGCGCAAGGCTCCACGTTTGCGGACATCGCGACACAGCTGCAAACCGCAGGCGTCATCGGAAGCGCCGAGCTCTTCCGCGTCTACGCCAAGGCAAGCCGCACCGACACGCAGGCTCGCGCCGGCGAATTCCGTTTCGCTCCGCATCAAACGCAAGCCGAAGTTCTGCGCCAACTACAGACCGGCGGCGCGCAGATTGCCAAGTGGATAACGATCCCGGAAGGCTTCACCGCGAAGCAAATTGCCGCGCAGCTGGCCAGCGAAGGCTTCGGCGACGCCGCCAACTACGAGCAAGCGTTCATGCACGATACGATCGTGCTGGACGGCTTCCGCACGCGGAACATGGAAGGCTATCTCTTTCCCGATACGTACCTGATGCCGGTCGGTGCGTCATCCGCGACGGTCGAGGCGATCATGAGCGCGCAGTTCCGCAAAGAGTTTCCGGCCGATGCGGCGCGCAAAGCGCGCCTGCGCGGACTCACCGTGCCGCAGATCGTCACGCTGGCCTCGCTCATCGAGCGCGAGGCGAAAGCGGACGACGAACGGCCGCTGATGGCCGGCGTCTACTACAACCGGCTACGCCTGGGAATGCCGCTGGAAGTAGATGCGACCATCGAATATGCGCTGCCGCAGCACGAAACGGTCATCACCTATAGTGATTTAAAGCTCGATTCGCCCTATAATACATATCTGCACCAGGGGCTGCCGCCCACGCCCATCGCGAACCCGGGGCGCCCGTCGCTGATCGCCGCGCTCAATCCCCGCCCGTCCGATTTTCTCTACTACGTCTACAAAGGTCACGGGCACCACGCGTTCGCAAAGACGCTGGCCGAACAGAACGCGAACGCCGCTAAGTACTTGAAATAG
- a CDS encoding glycosyltransferase encodes MAAASALRTELAREDPHFESTVVDSYKYAASVVSRVVSDGYIGMVKTIPQMYRFLYNRAERATEVGPFRTWIHQFTAGNLRPLLQEFRPDVVICTHAFPCGVMAEYKKQFGDAPPVVGIVTDFAVHSFWMHDNIERYAVATDEMRTAMVERGIRPERIVVSGIPVNTAFGALPADVGALRATLDLPRDRHIVLMMGGGLGIGPLATMMQSLNAVESPMCVVAIVGRSNHSAERVLEAAHDVRYPVRILGFVGNVNDYMHASDVLISKPGGLTSAEALAAEIPLVLFKPLPGQEERNTRYLVERRAAVRAKSAKHLTRTIATLLQSESKRADMRAAMKGLAKPDAAAQVAGVIRDLAAESGQEAIA; translated from the coding sequence ATGGCGGCGGCTTCCGCTCTGCGCACCGAGCTGGCGCGCGAAGATCCTCACTTCGAATCGACCGTCGTCGACTCGTACAAGTACGCGGCCTCGGTTGTATCGCGCGTGGTCTCGGACGGATACATCGGCATGGTCAAGACCATTCCGCAGATGTACCGCTTCCTGTACAATCGCGCGGAGCGCGCGACCGAAGTAGGGCCGTTTCGCACTTGGATCCACCAATTTACCGCCGGCAATCTTCGGCCGCTGCTGCAAGAGTTTCGGCCGGACGTCGTGATTTGCACGCACGCATTTCCCTGCGGCGTGATGGCGGAGTATAAGAAACAGTTCGGCGACGCTCCGCCTGTGGTCGGCATCGTCACGGATTTCGCCGTACACAGTTTTTGGATGCACGACAACATCGAGCGCTACGCTGTGGCAACCGATGAAATGCGCACCGCCATGGTCGAGCGCGGAATTCGGCCCGAACGCATCGTCGTGTCGGGCATTCCGGTAAACACCGCCTTCGGAGCGCTGCCGGCGGACGTCGGCGCGCTGCGCGCAACGTTGGATTTACCGCGCGACCGGCACATCGTGCTAATGATGGGCGGCGGCCTGGGCATCGGCCCGCTTGCCACGATGATGCAATCGCTAAACGCGGTGGAGTCGCCGATGTGCGTGGTGGCGATCGTCGGGCGCAGCAACCATTCGGCGGAACGCGTGCTCGAAGCGGCACACGACGTTCGCTATCCGGTTCGCATCTTAGGCTTCGTCGGGAACGTGAACGACTACATGCACGCGAGCGATGTCTTGATTAGCAAACCCGGCGGCCTCACCTCGGCTGAAGCACTCGCGGCGGAGATTCCGCTGGTGCTGTTCAAGCCGCTGCCGGGCCAGGAGGAACGCAACACGCGTTATCTTGTCGAACGGCGCGCGGCGGTACGCGCAAAATCAGCTAAACACCTAACGCGCACAATCGCTACGCTTTTGCAATCCGAAAGCAAGCGCGCTGACATGAGAGCAGCCATGAAAGGGCTCGCCAAGCCGGACGCCGCGGCGCAGGTGGCAGGCGTCATCCGAGATCTTGCCGCAGAGTCCGGACAGGAGGCGATCGCATGA
- a CDS encoding TQO small subunit DoxD, translated as MILQRSAVSGWLVILRLYAGFFWLVHGLPKFLNPSMFMPPNGYMGQMIAHASQTSTGFYHDFLVNTVTPNIFLFAELVRLAEVLVGISLILGFLTPLGGLVGCFLALNYMAASGDFHSAMGLGSLNATALVLSFLAVVLPLGRTAGIDALLVRKPKSRAVKAEFVDDEPLSGPRAPTD; from the coding sequence ATGATCCTGCAGCGCTCGGCGGTCTCCGGATGGCTCGTTATTCTGCGTCTCTACGCCGGCTTTTTTTGGCTGGTGCACGGCCTCCCGAAATTCCTGAACCCTTCGATGTTCATGCCGCCCAACGGTTACATGGGTCAAATGATCGCGCACGCCTCGCAAACGAGCACGGGATTCTATCACGATTTTTTGGTGAATACCGTAACGCCGAACATCTTTCTGTTTGCGGAGCTCGTAAGACTGGCGGAAGTGCTCGTGGGAATCAGCCTGATTCTCGGGTTTCTGACGCCGCTCGGCGGACTCGTCGGCTGTTTCCTCGCGTTGAATTACATGGCCGCAAGCGGCGATTTTCATTCGGCGATGGGCCTGGGCTCGCTCAATGCGACCGCGCTTGTGCTGTCGTTCCTCGCAGTCGTGCTGCCGCTCGGCCGCACTGCGGGCATCGATGCGCTGCTGGTGCGCAAGCCGAAAAGCCGAGCGGTGAAGGCGGAGTTCGTAGACGACGAACCGCTTTCGGGCCCGCGCGCGCCGACGGACTAG
- a CDS encoding retropepsin-like aspartic protease produces MNVLAALLGTVLISVSGNDASALFAKHAQYVGWKAGDPSVMGWAATGTRTNGKVVDGFAEKRSGVAYRDTLTAASGRVNEQMGFSGTMVWESNPNGYVVKQAGIPAQVAYDLNLIRGETLSAIPDVTLNGSANVRGTTTTIIRIKPAGAPPMDVYEDPNSGAFLQAIVDPEGPARTAISILTYTDVAPGKKAVSEWTVGTLQYAFTTMTAQRISDADLLPPTPTATWTFGDATIPIDLFDLGGQRFQPRVELTVNGITGVFVLDTGQPSIVLFDNFARRAGVVAIDGADFSSFVSNPRYQGYGIVNTLTAGNSTLHNVMVERIADPNVRIAGLIGYDFFAASIVEADLSSRKMQIFNPASMQPALTAGAFAFPIDLTSRRPVFGMHLSGNAYGFPYFSTGEPFFMMLSQRLRESGAVAASDLSSEHLNPAHGSSGFFGTMIESDPVQLAYTDYTGAYGSGNCVLLSQALIGPYKYQSPPLCFVGSGVFGEDGGAIGNDFLRHFDWTIDYPDAKFVLTPNSIQ; encoded by the coding sequence ATGAACGTTCTAGCCGCCCTCTTAGGGACCGTACTTATTTCTGTTTCCGGAAACGATGCGTCCGCGCTCTTCGCCAAACACGCGCAGTATGTCGGCTGGAAAGCCGGCGACCCCAGCGTTATGGGCTGGGCAGCAACGGGTACGCGCACGAATGGAAAAGTCGTCGACGGGTTCGCTGAGAAGCGTAGCGGCGTCGCGTATCGCGATACCCTGACGGCGGCCTCGGGGCGTGTCAACGAACAGATGGGCTTCAGCGGCACGATGGTTTGGGAGTCGAACCCCAACGGCTACGTCGTCAAGCAGGCCGGTATCCCCGCACAAGTCGCCTACGATCTCAACCTCATTCGCGGCGAGACGCTTTCCGCTATCCCCGACGTCACACTAAACGGCTCGGCGAACGTGCGAGGCACCACGACGACCATCATCCGCATCAAGCCCGCCGGCGCGCCCCCGATGGATGTTTATGAAGATCCGAACTCGGGCGCGTTCCTGCAAGCGATCGTGGATCCCGAAGGTCCCGCCAGAACTGCAATTTCTATCCTCACCTACACTGACGTCGCACCGGGAAAGAAGGCCGTCAGTGAATGGACGGTCGGGACCCTACAATACGCGTTTACGACGATGACCGCGCAGCGCATCAGCGACGCTGACTTGCTCCCGCCCACTCCCACCGCGACGTGGACTTTTGGCGATGCAACAATTCCTATCGACCTCTTCGATCTGGGGGGCCAACGCTTTCAGCCACGCGTAGAGCTCACCGTCAACGGAATTACCGGCGTCTTCGTGCTGGACACGGGCCAGCCGTCGATCGTACTATTCGACAACTTTGCGCGCAGGGCCGGAGTAGTCGCCATTGACGGCGCCGACTTTTCATCCTTCGTCAGCAATCCGCGTTACCAAGGCTACGGAATCGTCAATACACTCACCGCCGGCAATAGCACGCTCCACAACGTCATGGTAGAACGGATCGCCGATCCGAATGTGCGCATCGCGGGGCTGATTGGCTACGATTTCTTTGCGGCATCTATCGTCGAAGCAGACCTTTCGAGCCGCAAGATGCAGATTTTTAATCCCGCAAGCATGCAGCCAGCCCTAACGGCCGGTGCGTTTGCGTTTCCAATCGACCTAACGTCGCGCCGGCCCGTCTTCGGAATGCACCTTTCCGGCAATGCTTACGGCTTTCCATATTTTTCTACCGGTGAACCGTTCTTCATGATGCTCTCGCAACGGCTCCGAGAGTCTGGCGCAGTAGCGGCCAGCGACCTCTCGAGCGAGCACCTCAATCCCGCGCATGGCTCGAGCGGCTTCTTCGGAACCATGATCGAATCGGACCCGGTTCAGCTGGCTTATACGGATTACACGGGTGCTTACGGCTCGGGCAACTGCGTATTATTGAGCCAAGCGCTCATCGGGCCATATAAATATCAGAGTCCGCCGCTCTGCTTCGTCGGTTCCGGAGTCTTCGGTGAAGACGGCGGCGCGATCGGTAACGATTTCTTGCGTCACTTCGATTGGACGATCGATTATCCGGACGCGAAGTTCGTTCTAACGCCGAACAGTATTCAATAA
- the tadA gene encoding tRNA adenosine(34) deaminase TadA produces the protein MQSLDEQYIRRAMQLADEAEAAGDVPIGAVLIAGDTVIEAKNEKEARGDATAHAEMIALQKAASQLREWRLPDATMYVTKEPCVMCAGAMVAARIKRLVYGCKDPKGGAAGSIVDVVQNAELNHRLEVTSGVLEDETAAQLQAFFKKRR, from the coding sequence ATGCAGTCGTTAGATGAGCAGTACATTCGCCGCGCTATGCAGCTCGCGGATGAAGCGGAGGCGGCCGGCGACGTTCCGATTGGAGCGGTGCTGATCGCCGGCGATACTGTGATCGAGGCGAAGAACGAAAAGGAAGCTCGCGGCGACGCCACGGCGCATGCCGAAATGATCGCGCTGCAGAAGGCCGCTTCGCAGTTGCGCGAATGGCGGCTTCCCGACGCCACGATGTATGTCACCAAGGAACCCTGCGTCATGTGCGCGGGCGCCATGGTTGCGGCGCGCATCAAGCGCCTTGTCTATGGATGCAAGGATCCTAAGGGCGGTGCGGCCGGAAGTATTGTAGACGTGGTGCAAAACGCGGAGCTGAACCACCGCCTGGAGGTAACCAGCGGCGTATTAGAAGATGAAACCGCAGCCCAGCTGCAGGCGTTCTTTAAAAAACGCCGATAA
- a CDS encoding M20 family metallopeptidase, with protein sequence MTVSLQDEVLSRVVDLRREIHRHPELGFEETRTQSLIERELDTIGVEHRRCARTGVVAVIRGAKPGHVAGLRADMDALPVTERSGEPFSSEVEGKMHACGHDAHTAMLLGAAHVLQDMRSDLHGTAVLLFQPAEEGAGFPAVGGAEPMIAEGALDNPRVEAIAMLHVDARLETGHIGITPGPVSASADEMFITVQGRGGHGAYPHTAADAIPATAAMILALQNIASRETDPLKSVVVTIGTINGGYRSNIIADEIKLTGTLRAHDPEVRNGLEARLRRILEGVADAYGVTVKLEVHYGYPPVVNNTPLAENFAQYLKAHSQLRVERPAPTMGAEDFAYYAERIPGLLVRLGIRNEKAGSTHSGHSPLFRIDERALPAGVQTLVAFAVAVGTGAVAPA encoded by the coding sequence ATGACGGTTAGTCTTCAGGACGAGGTACTTTCGCGCGTCGTCGATCTGCGGCGCGAGATTCATCGCCATCCCGAACTGGGTTTCGAGGAGACGCGCACGCAGAGTTTGATCGAGCGCGAGCTCGATACAATCGGCGTCGAGCACCGGCGCTGCGCAAGAACCGGCGTCGTGGCCGTTATCCGCGGCGCCAAGCCGGGCCACGTTGCAGGACTGCGCGCCGACATGGACGCGCTGCCCGTTACGGAGCGCTCGGGCGAACCGTTTTCATCCGAAGTCGAAGGCAAGATGCACGCGTGCGGCCACGATGCACACACGGCGATGTTGCTGGGCGCGGCGCACGTTTTGCAAGATATGCGTAGCGATCTCCACGGGACGGCAGTGTTGTTGTTCCAACCGGCTGAAGAAGGCGCGGGTTTTCCGGCCGTGGGCGGCGCCGAGCCGATGATCGCGGAGGGCGCGCTCGACAATCCAAGAGTTGAAGCCATCGCGATGCTCCACGTTGACGCCCGCTTGGAAACCGGTCACATCGGCATTACGCCCGGACCGGTGAGCGCGTCCGCCGACGAGATGTTCATCACCGTGCAAGGGCGCGGCGGGCACGGCGCCTATCCGCACACCGCCGCGGACGCGATTCCGGCCACCGCGGCGATGATCTTGGCGCTGCAAAATATCGCCTCTCGCGAAACGGATCCGCTGAAGAGCGTCGTGGTGACGATCGGCACGATCAACGGCGGATATCGGAGTAATATTATCGCCGACGAAATAAAGCTGACCGGCACGCTGCGTGCGCACGATCCGGAAGTCCGCAATGGCTTGGAAGCGCGCCTGCGCCGAATCTTGGAAGGCGTCGCCGACGCCTACGGCGTTACCGTGAAGTTAGAAGTGCATTACGGTTACCCGCCGGTTGTCAATAACACGCCGCTTGCCGAGAACTTTGCGCAATATTTGAAAGCACACTCGCAGTTACGCGTGGAACGCCCGGCGCCGACAATGGGCGCCGAAGATTTCGCGTACTACGCGGAGCGCATTCCGGGATTGCTTGTCCGTCTGGGCATTCGCAACGAGAAGGCCGGCTCGACGCACTCCGGGCATAGCCCGCTCTTTCGCATCGACGAACGGGCCTTGCCGGCCGGAGTGCAAACCCTGGTGGCCTTTGCAGTGGCCGTGGGCACGGGGGCTGTAGCGCCCGCCTGA
- a CDS encoding SRPBCC family protein, with protein MEIRASVDVQTPAESAFVLLCDVEKWPLWLPFLRTAKLHEPGLGLGSEISVRSAIPGESEQLFEVDRFIKNHHVSLVGAFSTRRRLDFRIEGQSTRSRLHARLEYPAYGGRLGVLFDRVRTARKLTAQFDEAVLHFKHLVEYNTEKDALLADF; from the coding sequence ATGGAAATCCGAGCATCCGTCGACGTCCAGACGCCGGCCGAGAGCGCCTTCGTTCTGCTGTGCGACGTTGAAAAGTGGCCGCTGTGGCTGCCGTTTCTGCGCACCGCAAAATTGCACGAACCGGGCCTCGGGCTGGGCAGCGAGATCTCGGTGAGGTCGGCGATTCCGGGCGAGAGCGAGCAGCTCTTCGAAGTCGATCGCTTCATCAAGAATCATCACGTCTCGCTCGTAGGCGCGTTCTCAACGCGCCGGCGCCTCGATTTTCGCATCGAGGGGCAAAGCACGCGGTCTCGTCTGCACGCACGTCTTGAATATCCCGCGTACGGCGGGCGGCTCGGCGTGCTTTTCGATCGCGTGCGAACCGCGCGGAAACTGACCGCACAGTTCGATGAAGCCGTGCTGCATTTCAAGCATTTGGTCGAATACAATACCGAGAAGGACGCATTGCTCGCGGACTTTTGA
- a CDS encoding FmdB family zinc ribbon protein, whose amino-acid sequence MPLYDYKCSSCQKVTEIRHGFGEDVTSPCPQCGGKLARVFNPAPIVFKGSGFYVTDSRGKSQSAPAKDTPAKDASAKDTPAKDTPAASTPAKDPAA is encoded by the coding sequence ATGCCGCTGTACGACTACAAGTGTTCGTCATGTCAAAAGGTCACCGAAATCCGCCACGGTTTCGGGGAGGACGTGACGTCGCCGTGTCCGCAGTGCGGCGGCAAACTCGCGCGGGTCTTTAATCCCGCCCCGATTGTCTTCAAGGGGTCGGGATTCTACGTGACCGACTCGCGTGGCAAATCACAATCGGCGCCGGCTAAGGATACGCCGGCGAAAGACGCGTCCGCAAAGGATACGCCCGCGAAGGACACGCCCGCTGCGAGCACTCCCGCGAAAGATCCGGCGGCATGA
- the aroA gene encoding 3-phosphoshikimate 1-carboxyvinyltransferase: protein MHESELRPAGKRRLIFTPGPLRGTIRVPGDKSVSHRALILAASSSEPVTIRNLNPGRDVSATASALLAMRVMIRQSQDDTVIVNGTLLHDPQNTVDCMNSGSTARMLVGVCAGANLRARLDGDDSLRRRPMEPVAAQLRAFGARIETTNGTLPANVQGTSQAQTRDFILLAPSAQVKTALLLAGVFGRVPVTITGDQGSRDHTERLLRYWGADLESARERVELRTGPQSFAPVDVVGDFSAAAFFIVAATVAPGSSLRIEGVGVNSTRTGLLDALQAMGANIRLENLREQSGEPIADISVESAGLRGVSIGADIALRAIDEIPVLAVAAAFAEGETKITGVRDLRNKESDRIAAITRLLSAAGIAVQALPDGIAIGGGTPRATGATVETQHDHRTAMAAAVLAAGAGKLAIDDDASIDVSFPKFKEVLRTAQMPA from the coding sequence GTGCACGAATCCGAGCTTCGTCCCGCGGGGAAGCGGCGGTTGATCTTTACGCCGGGACCTTTGCGCGGGACGATCCGCGTTCCCGGCGATAAGTCTGTCTCGCATCGGGCTCTGATACTTGCGGCCAGCAGTTCGGAGCCCGTTACCATTCGCAATCTCAATCCGGGGCGCGATGTTTCAGCCACGGCTTCGGCGTTGTTGGCGATGCGCGTCATGATCCGGCAATCTCAGGACGACACGGTCATCGTAAACGGCACCCTATTGCACGATCCGCAGAACACCGTCGACTGCATGAACTCAGGTTCCACTGCGCGCATGCTGGTGGGCGTCTGCGCGGGCGCAAACCTGCGGGCCCGTTTAGACGGCGACGATTCGCTGCGGCGGCGCCCGATGGAACCGGTCGCGGCCCAACTGCGGGCCTTTGGCGCTCGCATCGAAACCACGAATGGCACGCTTCCCGCCAACGTGCAAGGCACTTCTCAAGCGCAGACGCGCGATTTCATCTTGCTTGCGCCTTCGGCACAGGTCAAGACGGCGCTACTTCTGGCCGGCGTATTCGGGCGCGTTCCGGTTACGATAACCGGCGATCAAGGCTCGCGCGACCATACGGAGCGCTTGTTGCGCTACTGGGGAGCAGATCTCGAATCCGCTCGCGAGCGCGTCGAGCTGCGAACGGGCCCGCAATCGTTTGCACCTGTCGACGTCGTAGGCGATTTTTCGGCCGCGGCCTTCTTCATCGTCGCTGCGACCGTCGCGCCCGGGAGCTCGCTGCGCATCGAAGGCGTGGGCGTCAATTCGACGCGGACGGGACTGCTCGATGCGCTTCAAGCGATGGGCGCGAACATTCGCCTTGAAAACCTGCGCGAGCAATCAGGTGAGCCGATCGCCGACATCAGCGTCGAGTCGGCGGGTCTGCGCGGCGTCTCGATCGGAGCCGACATCGCGCTGCGCGCCATCGACGAGATCCCGGTGTTGGCCGTAGCCGCCGCCTTTGCCGAAGGCGAAACCAAAATAACCGGCGTGCGCGATCTGCGCAACAAGGAATCCGATAGAATTGCCGCGATCACGCGACTATTGAGTGCTGCGGGCATCGCGGTGCAGGCTCTGCCCGACGGTATTGCCATCGGCGGCGGCACGCCGCGCGCCACCGGTGCGACTGTCGAGACACAGCACGATCATCGCACCGCTATGGCAGCCGCGGTGCTGGCCGCGGGCGCAGGCAAGCTCGCGATCGATGACGACGCCAGCATCGACGTCAGTTTTCCGAAGTTCAAAGAGGTTCTGCGCACCGCGCAGATGCCGGCTTAG